CACGGCTGCGAGGTCGGCCTCGTCGTTCTCGAGGACGCCCTGGATGTTGTGGGCGGGCGAGATGCGCAGGCCCACGCGGTCTGCGCCGATCTCTGCGGCGACCGCTGTCGCGACCTCGATGACGAGGCGTGCCCGGTTCTCCGGCGACCCGCCGTAGACGTCGTCGCGCTGGTTGGACACGGGCGAGAGGAACTCGTGGAGGAGGTAGCCGTTGGCGGAGTGGAGCTCGACGCCGTCGAACCCGGCCTCGATCGCGTTGCGGGACGCGGTGACGAACGTCGTGACGATGTCGTGCACCTCGTCCGTCGTCAGCGCGTGCGGGACGGGGTACGCGACCTTGCCTTGCGGGGTGTGGGTGTCGCCCTCGATCGCGATGGCGCTCGGTCCGACGACGGGCCGTCCGCCGTTGATGTCCGAGTGGCTCACGCGGCCAGAGTGCATGACCTGCGCGACGATCCGTCCGCCCGCTGCGTGCACAGAGTCGGTCACGCGACGCCAGCCAGCGAGCTGCTCGGGGGTGACGAGGCCAGGCTGCCCGGTGTACGCCTGTCCTTCGGGCGACGGGTACGTCCCTTCGCTGACGATGAGGCCGACCGAGGCACGCTGCGTGTAGTACTCGACGACGATGTCTCCCGGCACGCCCTCCAGACTGGAACGCATCCGCGTGAGCGGCGCCATGACGACGCGGTTGCTCAGCTCGAGAGAGCCGAAGGACGTGGGTTCAAAGATGTCGGTCACTGGTGTGGGTCCGTTCGTCGAGGCAAGGCTCCCGAGTGAGGACGGAGCCACTTGCGTCAACCTCCGGCACGGCCGGATATTCCGGTCTGTGATGCACGACACTGACCGTCGGGCGGTACCGTGCCACGTGGTGCGCCCGCACGTCTGCGCTGCGTATGCCCGGTTCTTCAGGTGCGGCACCGTTACCTAGGTGATAGACCAGACCACGTGACCACAGTGCGCAGCACCCCCGTCCGGCGCGGCCGTCCGCGCCGTCGTACCTCCCCACGCCGCAGGTCTGCCGTGCTCGTCGCCGCGCTCACTGCGGCGGGCCTCTCGCTGACGGGGTGCAGCAGCACCGACGACGCCACACCGACCGACGCAGCGTCTGACGCGGCCCTGCGCCCGACCACCGACCCGGCCTCAGAGACCTCCGCAGGAGCCGGCGCGGGTGCTGGTTGCACTGCGACCGAGGTCGGTACACCGGCGGGAGCAGCGACGACCGAGATCGTCGACGTCGACGGCGACGGCGCTCCTGACACCGCGTGGATGACCGGTGGTTCTGGACGCAGCTTCGGTGTGACGACGGCGTCGGGCGCGACCTTCAGTACCCCGATCGTCTCGGCCAGCCCTGTTCCCGCGTCGGCCGTCGTGAACGTCGTCGGCGACGACGCGACCCCCATCGCCCTCGTCGATCTCGGGCGCGAGGCCCAGCTCTTCTCGCTCATCAACTGCGCCGTGACCCAGACCGTCGACGCGAGCGACACCGCGTACGTCTTCGATCGCGGGTTCGCCGACCAGGGAACGGGCGTCGGGTGCACCGAGGTCGTCGGCGTCCTCCAGCTGGCTGGCCTCCGCGCGGTGCAGGAGGGCGGGACCTGGACGGTGACACGCACCCTCGTCGATCTCTCGGACGGGGGACGGGTGGCCGCCGACGGGACGGTCGACGTCGTCGCGGAGGGCGCGGCCGCGGCGGATCCCGTCGTGACGACAGCCCAAGAGGTCTCGTGCGGCGACATCGTCGCGGGCGACGGCGGGCTGGCCGAACCGGAGGCGTGAGCCGTCCGGCGGACTGATCGCTCACTAGGCTGTCCGCATGCAGATCGAGCTCCGCCCGTACGACCATCCGCACGTCCAGGCGCTCGTCGAGCGGCTCCAGGCGGAGTACCTCACCATCTACGGCCAGACCGACGCGGCCCCGGCCAGCGCGAGCGAGCTCGCTCCCCCGCGCGGCTCCTTCGCTCTCGGGTACGTGGACGACGTCCCGGTCGCGATGGGCGGATGGCGGCTGCGCGACGACGGCCGCGCGGAGCTCAAGCGCATGTACGTCGTCGACGAGGCGCGCGGTCGCGGGCTGTCACGCGACATCCTGAGGTGGCTGGAGGCCTCGGCGATCGCTGCCGGGATGACGGAGATGATCCTCGAGTCGAACCAGAAGCACCCCGCGGCCCTCGGCCTGTACCGCTCCCACGGCTACACGCCGGTCCCCGCGTTCGGCTACTACAGCGCGAGCCCGGAGAACGTGTGCCTGGGGCGGTCGCTCGCACCGCCGACCGGTCGAGGACAGCCCGGTGCCGCCTCAGCGCAGGATGCCCAGCCGTCGTGCCTCGGAGACCGCGGCGGTCCGGGAAGAGACGTCGAGCTTGGCGAAGACGTGGACGAGGTGCGACTTCACGGTCGCTTCTGACACGAACAGCACTCCAGCGGCCTCGGCGTTCGAGCGGCCGTCGGCGACGATCTCGAGCACCTGGATCTCGCGGGCGCTCAGGGCGACGCGCGGTGCGCGCAGGCGGTCGAGGAGGCGCGAGGCGATCACCGGGGCGAGGGCGCTCTCCCCCGCCGCGGCAGCGCGCACGGCGGCCAGGAGCTCGTGCGGAGGGGCGTCCTTGAGAAGGTAGCCGCTGGCACCGGACTCGACGGCACCGAGGATGTCGG
This sequence is a window from Sanguibacter antarcticus. Protein-coding genes within it:
- a CDS encoding alkene reductase, whose protein sequence is MTDIFEPTSFGSLELSNRVVMAPLTRMRSSLEGVPGDIVVEYYTQRASVGLIVSEGTYPSPEGQAYTGQPGLVTPEQLAGWRRVTDSVHAAGGRIVAQVMHSGRVSHSDINGGRPVVGPSAIAIEGDTHTPQGKVAYPVPHALTTDEVHDIVTTFVTASRNAIEAGFDGVELHSANGYLLHEFLSPVSNQRDDVYGGSPENRARLVIEVATAVAAEIGADRVGLRISPAHNIQGVLENDEADLAAVYGTLVDAIAPLGLAYLSALHVEPSGAFVQDLRARFGGPFVVNSGFGTITTRDEAAEIVAADVADAVAVGRPVIANPDLVRRWREDAELNPLNPATIYGPGAEGYTDYPMLDAVLAV
- a CDS encoding GNAT family N-acetyltransferase produces the protein MQIELRPYDHPHVQALVERLQAEYLTIYGQTDAAPASASELAPPRGSFALGYVDDVPVAMGGWRLRDDGRAELKRMYVVDEARGRGLSRDILRWLEASAIAAGMTEMILESNQKHPAALGLYRSHGYTPVPAFGYYSASPENVCLGRSLAPPTGRGQPGAASAQDAQPSCLGDRGGPGRDVELGEDVDEVRLHGRF
- a CDS encoding response regulator transcription factor gives rise to the protein MIRLVVADDHPIVRAGLHALFESEDGFAIVGDAATADEVVAVVEREQPDLVLMDLQLGAGSSGADATRRVRALATPPYVLVLTNYDTDADILGAVESGASGYLLKDAPPHELLAAVRAAAAGESALAPVIASRLLDRLRAPRVALSAREIQVLEIVADGRSNAEAAGVLFVSEATVKSHLVHVFAKLDVSSRTAAVSEARRLGILR